From the Vicinamibacteria bacterium genome, one window contains:
- a CDS encoding dolichyl-phosphate beta-glucosyltransferase, producing MRAPALSVVIPAFNEAERLPPTLKRLKEYLAEREGSYEIVVVDDGSTDGTAERALAEGGASVSVVRNPTNRGKGYSVRRGMLAATGERRLMTDADLSTPIEELSRLVARMDEGQDIVIASRALALSNVEVHQPFYRENMGRLFNLLVRLLVVGGLHDTQCGFKLFTAAAAQECFSAALLDGFSFDVETLFIARRRGLKVAEVPVTWRNDRASRVGFYRGSLAFLDLLRIRWHGLRGRYGAQGL from the coding sequence GTGAGGGCCCCCGCCCTCTCGGTGGTGATCCCGGCGTTCAACGAGGCGGAGCGGCTCCCGCCCACCCTGAAGCGGCTGAAGGAATACCTGGCCGAAAGGGAAGGGTCCTACGAGATCGTGGTCGTGGACGACGGCTCCACGGACGGGACGGCGGAGCGGGCGCTCGCCGAAGGCGGCGCCTCCGTCAGCGTCGTCCGCAACCCCACGAACCGAGGCAAGGGCTACTCCGTCCGGCGCGGGATGCTGGCCGCGACGGGGGAGCGTCGCCTCATGACGGACGCCGACCTCTCCACTCCCATCGAGGAGCTGTCGCGCCTCGTCGCCCGCATGGACGAGGGCCAGGACATCGTGATCGCCTCCCGGGCCCTTGCTCTGTCCAACGTCGAGGTCCACCAGCCCTTCTACCGCGAGAACATGGGACGTCTCTTCAACCTTCTGGTCCGCCTCCTGGTGGTGGGCGGGCTCCACGACACCCAGTGCGGCTTCAAGCTCTTCACCGCCGCCGCCGCGCAGGAGTGCTTCTCGGCCGCCCTCCTCGACGGCTTCTCCTTCGACGTGGAGACGCTCTTCATCGCCCGGCGGCGGGGCCTCAAGGTCGCGGAGGTTCCCGTGACCTGGCGGAACGACCGGGCCAGCCGGGTCGGCTTCTACCGGGGCTCCCTGGCCTTCCTGGACCTGCTGCGCATCCGCTGGCACGGCCTGCGCGGGCGGTACGGGGCTCAGGGGTTGTAG
- a CDS encoding BamA/TamA family outer membrane protein encodes MTLAVLALLALAPGPAPESEIIRSLVVEAPAPERLLRYIDLKVGAPYDPAAVRRAVELMYATGEFEDVEVGTHSRPDGLDVVFLPKPAPRLREIRVEGDRVLGPGALRRLARLRMGEPLWQDRLNKAATEAGLALAKDGYLEASVIAIAVSAADPFAGADALFRVRAGPRARVGKALIESVGGPAPGTLQDLMRPRTGQIYRREEADKAAEAMRKQLVAIGRWRATVELEPAYDPATSRVALTFRVTPGAWTTLEVVGGRVSAGLRRHLEDLIRDGQVKDDVLDQATEQLEEYFRHQGHRNVAVRHHEEPRPSGQAVVFEIQPGPQYTVASVRVEGAPFSQPLLGTRAGQPLEERLLDEDVRTLTRMLEEEGYASRAVEDDAPEGGGPTRVLFRVRPGPKTTVREVVIEATPALPPGEGFGELRLKEGAPYRVRELASARNAVLTAYRNAGYLTAEVRPEVVFSADRTEARITLRVSSGPRTEVDHLVIAGLEQTREEVVRRELLLKEGQPLGLQKLLTSQRRLGTLAIFERVDIQELDPEGGSPQSVVVVAREGPPTTIAYGIGYAEQDRLRGSVELSRRNLFGLDRTLSAYARASFLGNRFLLSYREPHFLAYKQDLFVTGYREQEDRTSFAYTRFGGQAQTARTLTRRLNLILRLAFQQTRVYNVQVPIEVIDRQFRSYTASGPSASILNDTRDDPLDPHRGAFLGADIQLSTHVLGGADFLKGFFQAAGYRRLGGRVVFALSGRLGLARTMGAGQPLLLPLPERFFAGGDSSLRGFDVDFAGPLAPASDGTLHPTGGNALVLGNAEVRLDATHSLSLAAFSDVGNVYPLVSDVDLGELRYTAGLGLRYKTSFGPLRFDWGYKLNRMPGESPYHFHVTVGNAF; translated from the coding sequence ATGACGCTGGCCGTCCTCGCCCTTCTCGCCCTCGCCCCGGGCCCCGCCCCGGAAAGCGAGATCATCCGCTCCCTGGTTGTTGAGGCGCCGGCCCCGGAGAGGCTGCTGCGCTACATCGACCTGAAGGTGGGCGCGCCCTACGACCCCGCCGCCGTGCGCCGGGCGGTGGAGCTCATGTACGCCACGGGCGAGTTCGAGGACGTGGAGGTGGGCACGCACTCCCGGCCGGACGGGCTGGACGTGGTCTTCCTGCCCAAGCCCGCTCCCCGGCTGCGGGAGATCCGAGTCGAGGGGGACCGCGTGCTCGGCCCGGGCGCGCTGAGGCGGCTGGCCCGGCTCCGCATGGGGGAACCCCTGTGGCAGGACCGGCTGAACAAGGCGGCCACCGAGGCCGGCCTCGCCCTCGCCAAGGACGGCTACCTCGAGGCCAGTGTCATTGCCATCGCCGTCTCAGCGGCCGATCCCTTCGCGGGGGCCGACGCCCTCTTTCGTGTACGCGCGGGGCCCCGGGCCCGGGTGGGGAAGGCGCTGATCGAGTCCGTGGGGGGCCCCGCCCCGGGCACCCTGCAGGACCTCATGCGGCCGCGCACCGGCCAGATCTACCGCCGCGAGGAGGCGGACAAGGCGGCGGAAGCGATGCGCAAGCAGCTGGTCGCGATCGGACGCTGGCGTGCCACGGTGGAGTTGGAGCCAGCCTATGACCCCGCCACCTCCCGGGTGGCCCTGACCTTCCGGGTGACCCCCGGGGCCTGGACCACGCTCGAGGTCGTGGGCGGACGCGTCTCCGCTGGCCTGCGCCGCCACCTCGAGGACCTGATCCGGGACGGGCAGGTGAAGGACGACGTCCTGGACCAGGCCACGGAGCAGCTCGAGGAGTATTTCCGCCACCAGGGGCATCGCAACGTGGCCGTCCGGCACCACGAGGAGCCCCGCCCCTCGGGCCAAGCGGTGGTATTCGAGATCCAGCCCGGCCCGCAATACACCGTGGCCTCCGTGCGGGTGGAGGGGGCGCCCTTCTCCCAGCCTCTGCTCGGCACCCGCGCGGGCCAGCCGCTGGAGGAGCGCCTGCTCGACGAGGACGTGCGCACCCTCACCCGGATGCTGGAGGAGGAGGGCTACGCGAGCCGCGCGGTGGAGGACGACGCCCCGGAGGGGGGCGGACCCACCCGCGTCCTCTTCCGGGTCCGCCCCGGCCCCAAGACCACCGTCCGCGAGGTCGTGATCGAGGCGACGCCCGCCCTGCCCCCCGGGGAGGGCTTTGGGGAGCTGCGCCTGAAGGAGGGGGCCCCCTACCGCGTGCGGGAGCTGGCCAGCGCGCGCAACGCGGTCCTGACCGCCTACCGCAACGCCGGCTACTTGACGGCGGAGGTGAGGCCGGAGGTGGTCTTCTCCGCCGACCGCACGGAGGCCCGCATCACCCTGCGGGTCTCTTCCGGACCCCGCACGGAGGTGGACCATCTGGTGATCGCGGGCCTCGAGCAGACCCGCGAGGAGGTCGTGCGGCGCGAGCTGCTCCTGAAGGAGGGCCAGCCCTTAGGTCTGCAGAAGCTCCTGACGAGCCAGCGGCGGCTGGGGACGCTCGCGATCTTCGAGCGGGTGGACATCCAGGAGCTGGACCCCGAGGGGGGCTCTCCCCAGAGTGTGGTGGTGGTGGCGCGGGAAGGCCCCCCCACCACGATCGCCTACGGGATCGGCTACGCGGAGCAGGACCGGCTGCGGGGCAGCGTGGAGTTGAGCCGGCGGAACCTGTTCGGCCTGGACCGCACGCTCTCCGCCTACGCCCGCGCGAGCTTCCTGGGAAACCGCTTCCTCTTGAGCTATCGGGAGCCGCACTTCCTGGCCTACAAGCAGGACCTGTTCGTGACCGGCTACCGGGAGCAGGAGGACCGGACGAGCTTCGCCTACACGCGCTTCGGCGGGCAGGCCCAGACCGCGCGCACGCTCACCCGCCGCCTCAACCTGATCCTGCGCCTCGCCTTCCAGCAGACCCGGGTCTACAACGTGCAGGTCCCGATCGAGGTGATCGACCGCCAGTTCCGCTCCTACACCGCGTCCGGCCCCTCGGCTTCGATCCTCAACGACACCCGGGACGATCCCCTCGACCCGCACCGGGGGGCCTTCCTGGGGGCGGACATCCAGCTCTCCACCCATGTCCTCGGGGGCGCCGATTTCCTCAAGGGCTTCTTCCAGGCTGCCGGCTATCGGCGGCTGGGGGGCCGGGTGGTGTTCGCCCTCTCCGGGCGGCTGGGTCTGGCCCGCACCATGGGGGCGGGGCAACCGCTCCTCCTCCCCCTGCCGGAGCGGTTCTTCGCGGGCGGCGACAGCAGCCTGCGGGGGTTCGACGTGGACTTCGCGGGGCCCCTGGCCCCCGCCTCCGACGGGACCCTGCACCCCACGGGCGGCAACGCCCTCGTCCTCGGCAACGCCGAGGTGCGCCTGGACGCCACCCACTCCCTCTCCCTGGCCGCCTTCAGCGACGTGGGCAACGTCTATCCGCTCGTCTCCGACGTGGATCTGGGGGAGCTGCGCTACACGGCCGGGCTGGGCCTGCGCTACAAGACCTCCTTCGGTCCCCTGCGCTTCGATTGGGGGTACAAGCTCAACCGGATGCCCGGAGAGTCCCCCTACCACTTCCACGTCACCGTCGGGAATGCGTTCTAG
- a CDS encoding translocation/assembly module TamB domain-containing protein → MTRRRRLLLLAVLFLAGLAYAFAHLAGWSRDAIASGLAGFFHRPATVGSVRFHLVPLEAEILDLRVGGYTPEAPPFLEIPRTVVTPSLAALWGRRLVLSRVRAEGLKVRVHAFPDPPEGPGGDDIPSMGNGGGGGGLDVSVSRVVIQQGEFIVDHARVPLDLELPDFHGRLLARRGGGLEGNVSFGPGKLQFGTAPPLVMSTEIDLSLNQGLITVPSAHLRAPGTDLAYHGQIRLAARPQGRFQLTGPVDLEMLDRHVMRTGFGLKGATRWDGLLSVDGSHLRIEGRAEGTGGVFKGMSVPRFGGLLKYDGDGLDLHDLQLEALGGTATLDIQVPNGPEAVRLSGPLRGVDAEGLIRLIFDVGEMGLGAGTSGDFAVSWPKGKPRQISGRFAMDLEPRADLRTPLSGRVEWSAEKGVEKLELADLKTPATRARLSGRIEVDDRADLALDGESTALADTDDLLRRLRRALGNPAPELAGVSGSGVFHGRWTGTLQLPVFGGRFTGQEFGYRGVAWGGAEWVGVLDADSVSSRSLVLRRGGGEIWLDGRAETGDYGAHDGNDLSVRLRAWPAADVAKALDWKLNLGGLLSGDATIRGRRSAPDGSARVTSPEGRYYGIPYADLAVVSRWRGPLTEITSGLARIGGGGVRFRGSLSDDGLYDGAAEVEGVDVDSVLPPLTPQIHFGGRVSGRIALQGPLTRPRLRGSLSSPRLFVGDEGLGSLEATLTGSGDGRLAVTARCRSPRVDLSLGGTVGADAPYEGALRLEARDTSLDPFLRAPFPSLPSLVGIVATGSLDIRGPLRAPRDLALDATLPEVQVQLPEYPIRNREPLHVTVAGGHLDLRAVHMAGEGTDLVVEGGADLLGQGPLRVGAKGAADLRTLSVIMRNLRGRGAARLAVEVGGTLGAPKLAGTLTLEGAGVRVRGFPHGLDDVHGTVRFTESAAELVGLTGTLAGGAVELEGQAAYAAGQLKSFDIRPSGRDMALRYPEGLRSLIDADLRLFGDASRQWITGTVDVKQAVWTRRYDLATELLSGGGGFEQPESLGEGVRYDLKVRAPGTLHIDNNLATLQARADLVVQGTFDAPVLLGRAEVDRGRVYFQGRTYVIRRGTIVFSNPQRTDPLFNIEAETRVRSYQITLKLGGTLKNINSTLTSDPPLAALQILNLLAGADESAVASLTQAQSAQWQLAATGAASLATGRLAEEVGLERGAERVFGLNRFSIDPALLRGATTNPTARLTVGKRLTADLSVLYSVDLRGVDGPVLSVEYTLSDRLSILLTQSQLDGLGFDILLRHTK, encoded by the coding sequence TTGACCCGCCGCCGCCGACTGCTGCTGCTGGCCGTCCTTTTCCTGGCCGGTCTGGCCTACGCCTTTGCCCATCTCGCCGGCTGGTCCCGCGACGCGATCGCGTCCGGCCTGGCCGGCTTCTTCCACCGTCCGGCCACGGTGGGGAGCGTGCGCTTCCACCTCGTCCCCCTGGAGGCGGAGATCCTAGACCTCCGGGTGGGCGGCTACACTCCCGAGGCCCCGCCCTTCCTGGAGATCCCGCGCACCGTCGTCACCCCCAGCCTGGCTGCCCTCTGGGGGCGCCGCCTTGTCCTCTCCCGGGTGCGGGCGGAGGGCCTGAAGGTGCGCGTCCACGCTTTCCCCGACCCTCCCGAGGGGCCGGGGGGCGACGACATCCCCAGCATGGGAAACGGGGGCGGGGGCGGCGGCCTGGACGTGAGCGTGAGCCGGGTCGTCATCCAGCAGGGCGAGTTCATTGTCGACCACGCCCGGGTGCCGCTGGACCTCGAGCTGCCCGACTTCCACGGTCGGCTCCTTGCGCGGAGAGGGGGTGGCCTCGAGGGAAACGTTTCTTTCGGCCCCGGGAAGCTCCAGTTCGGCACCGCTCCCCCCCTGGTCATGAGCACCGAGATCGACCTCAGCCTTAACCAGGGGCTGATTACGGTGCCCTCCGCGCACCTGCGCGCGCCCGGGACGGACCTCGCCTACCACGGGCAGATCCGCCTGGCCGCGCGGCCGCAGGGCCGCTTCCAGCTCACCGGTCCCGTCGACCTGGAGATGCTGGACCGCCACGTCATGCGCACCGGCTTCGGCTTGAAGGGCGCCACGCGCTGGGACGGGCTCCTGTCCGTCGACGGCTCGCACCTGCGCATCGAGGGGCGCGCGGAGGGGACGGGGGGGGTCTTCAAGGGCATGAGCGTCCCCCGCTTCGGGGGCCTCCTGAAGTACGACGGCGACGGCCTCGACCTCCACGATTTGCAGCTCGAGGCCCTGGGCGGGACCGCCACCCTGGACATCCAGGTGCCCAACGGGCCGGAGGCGGTGCGGCTCAGTGGGCCGCTGCGAGGCGTGGACGCGGAAGGCCTGATCCGGCTCATCTTCGACGTGGGCGAGATGGGCCTTGGCGCGGGGACCAGCGGAGACTTCGCGGTCAGCTGGCCCAAGGGGAAGCCGCGCCAGATTTCGGGGCGCTTCGCCATGGACCTCGAGCCCCGCGCCGACCTCCGCACGCCCCTCTCCGGCCGCGTCGAGTGGAGCGCGGAAAAGGGGGTGGAGAAACTGGAGCTGGCCGACCTCAAAACCCCGGCCACCCGGGCCCGACTCTCCGGGCGGATCGAGGTCGACGACCGCGCCGACCTGGCCCTGGATGGGGAGAGCACGGCGCTCGCCGACACCGACGACCTGCTCCGGCGCCTCCGGCGGGCCCTCGGCAACCCCGCCCCCGAGCTGGCCGGGGTCAGCGGCAGCGGCGTCTTCCACGGCCGCTGGACGGGAACGCTGCAGCTGCCGGTGTTCGGGGGGCGCTTCACCGGCCAGGAGTTCGGCTACCGGGGCGTGGCGTGGGGGGGGGCGGAGTGGGTGGGGGTCCTGGACGCCGACTCGGTGAGCTCGCGCTCCCTCGTGCTGCGCCGGGGCGGGGGTGAGATCTGGCTGGACGGCCGGGCCGAGACCGGCGACTACGGGGCTCACGACGGCAACGACTTGAGCGTCCGCCTCCGGGCCTGGCCGGCGGCGGACGTCGCGAAGGCGCTGGACTGGAAGCTGAACCTGGGTGGTCTGCTCTCCGGCGACGCCACCATCCGCGGACGACGCAGCGCCCCCGACGGCTCCGCGCGCGTGACGAGCCCGGAGGGGCGGTACTACGGGATCCCCTATGCGGACCTGGCCGTGGTCTCGCGCTGGCGCGGTCCCCTGACCGAGATCACCTCCGGCCTCGCCCGCATCGGGGGGGGAGGCGTGCGCTTCCGAGGCTCCCTGAGCGACGACGGCCTCTACGACGGGGCCGCGGAGGTGGAGGGAGTGGACGTGGACTCGGTCCTGCCCCCCCTGACCCCCCAGATCCATTTCGGGGGGAGGGTCTCGGGCCGGATCGCCCTCCAGGGCCCCCTGACCCGCCCCCGCCTGCGGGGGTCGCTCTCTTCGCCGCGACTCTTCGTGGGCGACGAGGGCCTGGGGTCGCTCGAGGCCACCCTCACCGGCTCCGGAGACGGACGGCTGGCAGTGACCGCGCGCTGCCGCTCTCCACGCGTGGACCTGAGCCTCGGGGGGACGGTGGGGGCGGACGCCCCCTACGAGGGCGCCCTGCGTCTGGAGGCCCGGGACACGAGTCTGGATCCCTTCCTCCGCGCTCCCTTCCCTTCCCTGCCCTCCCTCGTCGGCATCGTGGCCACGGGCAGCCTCGACATCCGCGGCCCCCTGCGCGCGCCCCGCGACCTCGCCCTGGACGCCACCCTCCCCGAGGTGCAGGTGCAGCTGCCGGAATACCCGATCCGCAACCGCGAGCCGCTGCACGTGACCGTGGCCGGTGGACACCTGGACCTGCGCGCGGTGCACATGGCGGGGGAGGGGACGGACCTGGTCGTGGAGGGAGGGGCCGACCTTCTCGGCCAGGGTCCCCTCCGCGTGGGCGCCAAGGGAGCGGCCGACCTGCGCACGCTCTCCGTGATCATGCGCAACCTGCGGGGGCGCGGGGCGGCCCGCCTGGCCGTGGAGGTGGGGGGCACGCTCGGGGCCCCCAAGCTCGCGGGCACCCTCACCCTCGAAGGGGCGGGGGTGCGGGTGCGCGGGTTCCCCCACGGCCTCGACGACGTGCACGGGACGGTGCGCTTCACGGAGTCCGCGGCGGAGCTCGTGGGCCTCACCGGCACCCTGGCCGGGGGGGCGGTCGAGCTCGAGGGCCAGGCCGCCTACGCGGCGGGCCAGCTCAAGTCCTTCGACATCCGGCCCTCGGGTCGGGACATGGCCCTGCGCTACCCGGAGGGGCTGCGCAGCTTGATCGACGCCGACCTCAGGCTCTTCGGGGACGCCAGCCGCCAGTGGATCACGGGCACCGTGGACGTGAAGCAAGCGGTTTGGACCCGACGCTACGACCTGGCCACCGAGCTCCTGTCCGGGGGGGGCGGCTTCGAGCAGCCCGAGTCGCTGGGCGAGGGGGTGCGCTATGACTTGAAGGTCCGCGCTCCGGGCACGCTCCACATCGACAACAACCTCGCCACCCTCCAGGCGCGGGCCGACCTCGTGGTCCAGGGCACCTTCGACGCGCCCGTGCTCCTGGGCCGGGCGGAGGTGGATCGCGGGAGGGTGTACTTCCAGGGCCGCACCTACGTCATCCGCCGGGGGACCATCGTCTTCTCCAATCCCCAACGGACGGATCCCCTCTTCAACATCGAGGCGGAGACGCGGGTCCGCTCCTACCAGATCACGCTCAAGCTTGGCGGAACCTTGAAGAACATCAACTCCACCCTCACCTCGGACCCGCCCCTGGCCGCTCTGCAGATCCTCAACCTCCTGGCGGGGGCGGACGAGAGCGCGGTGGCCAGCCTGACCCAGGCCCAGTCCGCCCAGTGGCAGCTGGCGGCCACGGGGGCGGCCTCCCTGGCCACGGGCCGGCTGGCCGAAGAGGTGGGCCTGGAGCGCGGCGCGGAGCGGGTCTTCGGCCTGAACCGCTTCTCCATCGACCCCGCGCTGCTGCGGGGGGCCACCACCAACCCCACCGCCCGCCTCACCGTGGGCAAGCGCTTGACCGCGGACCTGAGCGTGCTCTATTCCGTGGACCTGCGGGGGGTGGACGGTCCGGTATTGTCCGTGGAGTACACCCTCTCCGACCGCCTTTCCATCCTCCTCACCCAATCGCAGTTGGACGGCCTCGGCTTCGACATCCTGCTCCGACACACCAAATGA
- a CDS encoding biotin/lipoyl-containing protein: MMFEAAVDGRTLRVEVRGKSGRYTVILDGRPLEVDLEETGRHFLSLLVDGRSYEVGLLTTPRGYTVVLDHEVVEVELLAAGRVALPGARAEAGPVRVTAPMPGKLVRLLVEAGQAVEAGQGLVVVEAMKMENELRATRAGRVKELLVREGQAVETGALLVVVE, encoded by the coding sequence ATGATGTTCGAGGCCGCGGTGGACGGCCGCACCCTGCGGGTGGAGGTGCGAGGCAAGAGCGGGCGCTACACGGTGATCCTCGATGGCCGTCCGCTCGAGGTGGACCTCGAGGAGACGGGGCGCCACTTCCTGAGCCTGCTCGTCGACGGGCGCAGCTACGAGGTCGGCCTTCTGACCACGCCTCGGGGGTACACCGTGGTTCTCGACCACGAGGTTGTGGAGGTTGAGCTCCTGGCCGCGGGCCGGGTGGCTCTCCCCGGGGCCAGAGCCGAGGCCGGTCCCGTGCGCGTCACCGCGCCCATGCCCGGCAAGCTAGTGCGGCTGCTGGTCGAGGCTGGCCAGGCGGTCGAGGCGGGGCAGGGTCTGGTGGTGGTGGAGGCCATGAAGATGGAAAACGAGCTCCGGGCGACCCGGGCGGGGCGGGTGAAGGAGCTCCTGGTGCGCGAGGGCCAAGCGGTGGAGACCGGGGCCCTGCTCGTCGTCGTGGAGTGA